In the genome of Thermoplasmata archaeon, the window CTATCAATATCAATATAATTATATCAGGAACTCTATATTTCTGAAACGCAAGCTGTCCAATGTATCCTATAATAATGATCAGAGCGATAGAGCTGATAAATACTAAAGCCTCCATGATGATTTTAATAAAAATAACATCATATAAAAATATTTTGGAAAATGGATACTTGTACCCCGGCTGTAACCGTGCAGATCATACTATCACAACACTTAACCCTATCAGCCGGGGTTGTGGCATGTCTTGCTGATCTGCAGTTCATTGAAATGATGACTCACCACTCTCTTGCAGAAGCCCAAGGCATGTCTGTAGGATACATACGTCTTAGTGTATCATATCGTTCAGATCTACACTAATTCCTAATATGTATCCTTATATACCCTATCAATTTTCAAAATTTAAACTTTGCTATCGTGTCCAAAAATAAAGTTAAGATAACCTGTACGTTCTAATATTTATATGACTAGATGACAACAAAAAAGTGAGAAACTCAGAAAAACATTAAATAGCGTTTTATACATTCTCTTTCACTATGATAATTGTACTCGGCTATGGAATGATTGGATCAATTGTGGCAAAAGAGCTATCTTTGAAAGATGAAGTGGTAGTAGTAGACAAACGCAATATTGATGATTTTTCTACCGGCAAATTTGTGAAAGGAGATATTTTCGATTTTCCCGAGCTCATAACAAAAGCGGATGTTGTTGTTTCAACGCTGCCTGGCAACGTTTCTTATCCTATTATATCAAAGCTTTTGAGCAAGGGCAAGAAAATTGTAGATGTATCGTTCATGCCAGAAAACGCCATGGACCTCAACGATATGGCAACCAAACAAAAAGCGTTGTTGATTCCTGATGCTGGTTATGCTCCGGGATTGACCAATATTATCAGTGCGTACTTTTACAAAAAATACAAGCCTGAGAGCATTGAGATTTACGTAGGCGGATTGCCGCAGGAGAAAGTGCCACCGCTCGATTATGCAATTACATGGAGCGTGAGCGGGCTGATTGATGAGTACAACAGGCCTGCAAGAATTGTAAAAAACAAAAAGATAGTGAGCGTAGATCCGCTTGAGGATATTGAGAAGAGAATGTTTCCGGGCATTGGAGACCTTGAAGCGTTTTATTCAGACGGGCTGAGAACTCTTTTATTCACATTAAAAGATGTAGACATGTTCGAAAAAACGTACAGATATCCTGGGCACCTGCAAAAAATAAAGTTTTTGAGAGACATGGGCTATTTTTCGGAAACTGAAGGTTGCAGTCCTAGAATAATTTCAGAGCAGCTATTTGAAAAGAAATTGAAAATGAAAATTGAAGATCTAAGTATTTTGGAAGTTCGTGCTAAAGGAAAGATCAATAAAGAGATCAGATACGTTGAGTATTATGACAGATATAATAACCTCACATCGATGTCAAAGATGACCGGATTTCCAGCAGTGGTGCTCACAGAGCTTTTGATAGACAATAAGATACAGGGCACGGGCGTGAAAGCGCCAGAGTACTTTGGATTTGATGAACCTATGTTCAACGAGATCATGAGCAGGCTCAAAAAAAGAGGTATAAATTTAGAGATCTCTTAATTTTTATTTTTTGTATCAATATATAAGTTTAAATATATATTAATAAAATATTCGAAAGTTTAAAATATTATAAACCTATATTTTGTTTAATATGAAGATTACTGATACAGTGGATTTAATTGAAAAAACTTCAGCAAATGTCTATGTTGTAAAGCTTGACGAGGGCATTGTCCAGATTGATTCTGGTGTAAAAAGCAACTATAAAAAGATCATAGAATATTATAAAAATAACAAGATAAAACCTGATTACATATTGATCACACATTATCATCTGGATCATATTGGCGCTTTAAAGAGGGTATATGATGCGTTTAAGCCCAGAGTTTATGCATCAAAGATCGAGGTGCCGGTCATACAGGGTCATCAGTCATTTGAGCCTGCTGCATCATTTAGCACTAGGATACTAATGAAGCTATTTAATCTCAATCCAGAGTATTTGGAAAACGTGAGCGATTTTGAGCAACTGAACTTAAAAGAGCTGAAAATAATACCTACACCCGGGCACACTGCTGGAAGTGTGTCGATCCTTTATGAAAAAGAGAGGGTCATGTTTGTGGGAGATGCGGTGGTGAACCAGAAAGGAGAATTGAAGATCATAGAAAAGTACACATCCAACATGGACGATGCAATAAAGGCTAAGCAGGTTATTGAAAGCTATGCACCTATAACTATTCTGTCCGGCCATGGCAAACCTTTGAAAATTTAACGGTGCATAGAGATAAAATCAAAATCTAGGTACTTTCTAAGTGCGGTCGGTACTTTTATTCCTTCTTCAGTTTGATAGTTTTCCAGTATTGCTACCATGGTTCTCGTGGTCGCAATCGCAGTGCTGTTCAATGTGTGCGGATAAAGATATTCGTTATTTTTTCGAAATCTTATGTTTAATCTCCTACTCTGGTAATCTTTGACATTTGAACATGATACTAGCTCTCTGAACTTTCCCTGTGAAGGCATCCATGCTTCTATATCGTATTTAATGGAAGCTACATTTCCCAGGTCTCCGGCACAAATTTTTATGACTCTGTACGGTATGTTCAACTGCTGGTATATCTCTTCTGCGTTCTGGATCAATGTATTAAAGAACTCTGGGGATTGTTCTGGCTCACAAAATACAAACTGCTCGATTTTGTTAAACTGATGGACCCTGAATATGCCTTTTGTGTCTTTGCCATGCGCACCCGCCTCTTTCCTGAAACATGAGGAGATGCCCGCAATCTTGAGCGGTAACAAATCAACTTCAAACACCTCGTCCATGTACATCGACGCAATTGCATGCTCGGACGTTGCGATCAGGTACAGATCTTCATTTTCAATCTTGTATAGCGTGTCTTCGAACGCAGTGAAATCTGTGGCTCCGTCTATCGCTCGTTTAATTAGCATGAACGGAGGCTCTACGATCTCAAATCCTTTTTTTTCAAGATGCTCAACTGCAAACTGTTCTAATGCAAGCTCCAGGTTCACAAGCTGGTTTTTCAGGTAATAAAATCTGGCACCTGCCACTTTTGCAGCCCTCAAAGTGTCGCCGAGATTGTACTGCTCTAGTATATCTACATGGCTCTCTGGTCTCTTGTTCAACAGCTTGTATTGCATCTGGTTTCGCGACTCTTTTTTAAATGCTTCTAGATCCTCGTTGTATACTCGTGCCTCTCCCCAAAATCTAAATGGCACGTTTTCACTTTCATCGACACCGTCTGGAACTGCATCGTCAATGATGTTAGGCACGTTCCATAACAGTGAATCACGCTCTTTTTTCAGGCTAGTAACATCTGTTTCTAGCTTTTCAATCTCGCTGTTTATGTTTTTCATCATGTTTTTGATTTCTTCTATTCCCTCTTTTTCACCCGCTCTTACCAGCTTTGCAACCAGTGCTGATTTTTCGTTTCTCTCTCTCTTTAATGATTCTATGCGCTTCAGATTCTCGCGCCAACTTTTGTCTAATTCTAAGATTTTGTCTACGACTTTCTCATCTGCGTGTCTTCGTAGCTGGCTTTTTCGCAATATATCAGGGTTGTCTCTGATCAGGTTGATGTTTAACATTGAAATTAGTAAAGATTCAATCAGTAAATATATTTTACTATTTGTTTGGACTCTGATCCATCTTCCTCAAAATTTCCAGACCGTTCACAAACGCTCTGTTTCCGCTTATAAACCTGATTATTGAGATTGTGTCTAATAGCTCTGGAACTGTACCGCCAATCTTGAAGTACTGGGTTAAATATACTTTTTCACATTCATAATCATGTATCGAAGCACTGACAGCGTAAGCAATTAAAAACACGTATCTTTTTTCGAGCTTTAACGGAGACTGGATCAGCTCAAACTTCTCTCTCAAATGTTCTTTTAAAAGCTCTACTGAATATTGTGATAGGATTTTTAAGCGATCTGGCACCGATCCCGCTTCTAGCTCAAGTTTCTTCAGAATGTTTTCAGCCTCTCCTTTTTCTGCAGCGGTTTGATTTACAGGTCTTGATTTCAGAATGTCAGGGAACGTATATGATACTGTTGTGAGCGTAGAAGACATCAAAGCCATCTTTGCAATGCGCATTGTGTCTAGTATCTCCTCTATAGTAGCACCAAAGTTTCTGGCTAACTTATAATGAATCATTGCCGATTCTTTGGGGCCGTTTGCTAATGCTACTGCCATTGCTATCAATGCCGAAATTTTGACAGGTATGTTGCGTCTGCCAAGATAAAGAGTCATATTTTCATTAAACTGTTCTACTGCTGCATTTTCATTGTACTTTGCAAGAAGTTTGATTACTTCTGGCATTTCTCCAAGCGACGATTTTGCAAATTCTTCAATTTCCTTATATGTAG includes:
- a CDS encoding MBL fold metallo-hydrolase, with protein sequence MKITDTVDLIEKTSANVYVVKLDEGIVQIDSGVKSNYKKIIEYYKNNKIKPDYILITHYHLDHIGALKRVYDAFKPRVYASKIEVPVIQGHQSFEPAASFSTRILMKLFNLNPEYLENVSDFEQLNLKELKIIPTPGHTAGSVSILYEKERVMFVGDAVVNQKGELKIIEKYTSNMDDAIKAKQVIESYAPITILSGHGKPLKI
- the serS gene encoding serine--tRNA ligase, yielding MLNINLIRDNPDILRKSQLRRHADEKVVDKILELDKSWRENLKRIESLKRERNEKSALVAKLVRAGEKEGIEEIKNMMKNINSEIEKLETDVTSLKKERDSLLWNVPNIIDDAVPDGVDESENVPFRFWGEARVYNEDLEAFKKESRNQMQYKLLNKRPESHVDILEQYNLGDTLRAAKVAGARFYYLKNQLVNLELALEQFAVEHLEKKGFEIVEPPFMLIKRAIDGATDFTAFEDTLYKIENEDLYLIATSEHAIASMYMDEVFEVDLLPLKIAGISSCFRKEAGAHGKDTKGIFRVHQFNKIEQFVFCEPEQSPEFFNTLIQNAEEIYQQLNIPYRVIKICAGDLGNVASIKYDIEAWMPSQGKFRELVSCSNVKDYQSRRLNIRFRKNNEYLYPHTLNSTAIATTRTMVAILENYQTEEGIKVPTALRKYLDFDFISMHR
- a CDS encoding carboxymuconolactone decarboxylase family protein encodes the protein MTTTYKEIEEFAKSSLGEMPEVIKLLAKYNENAAVEQFNENMTLYLGRRNIPVKISALIAMAVALANGPKESAMIHYKLARNFGATIEEILDTMRIAKMALMSSTLTTVSYTFPDILKSRPVNQTAAEKGEAENILKKLELEAGSVPDRLKILSQYSVELLKEHLREKFELIQSPLKLEKRYVFLIAYAVSASIHDYECEKVYLTQYFKIGGTVPELLDTISIIRFISGNRAFVNGLEILRKMDQSPNK
- a CDS encoding saccharopine dehydrogenase C-terminal domain-containing protein, which codes for MIIVLGYGMIGSIVAKELSLKDEVVVVDKRNIDDFSTGKFVKGDIFDFPELITKADVVVSTLPGNVSYPIISKLLSKGKKIVDVSFMPENAMDLNDMATKQKALLIPDAGYAPGLTNIISAYFYKKYKPESIEIYVGGLPQEKVPPLDYAITWSVSGLIDEYNRPARIVKNKKIVSVDPLEDIEKRMFPGIGDLEAFYSDGLRTLLFTLKDVDMFEKTYRYPGHLQKIKFLRDMGYFSETEGCSPRIISEQLFEKKLKMKIEDLSILEVRAKGKINKEIRYVEYYDRYNNLTSMSKMTGFPAVVLTELLIDNKIQGTGVKAPEYFGFDEPMFNEIMSRLKKRGINLEIS